The proteins below are encoded in one region of Deltaproteobacteria bacterium:
- a CDS encoding tyrosine-type recombinase/integrase, with protein sequence MLRGIQRREDRPWVIPALKRGTHLAFLHGPWRLILERTGIKNLRIHDLRHSVASGGLLVGEGLHMIGKLLGHNKVQTTARYAHLANGPIKSAANRIASRIADIAG encoded by the coding sequence GTGCTGCGCGGCATACAGCGTAGGGAGGACAGACCTTGGGTGATTCCCGCCTTGAAACGTGGAACCCATCTAGCCTTCCTGCACGGACCGTGGCGCCTCATCCTGGAGCGCACGGGCATCAAGAACCTGCGCATCCACGACCTGCGGCATTCCGTCGCCAGCGGCGGCTTGTTGGTCGGCGAGGGTCTGCACATGATTGGGAAGCTGCTCGGTCACAACAAGGTCCAGACAACCGCCAGGTACGCCCATCTCGCCAACGGTCCCATCAAGTCCGCCGCCAACCGCATTGCAAGCAGGATCGCTGACATCGCGGGGTGA